The following coding sequences are from one Pseudomonas oryzae window:
- a CDS encoding cysteine hydrolase family protein, translating to MSDAKTLFELTGSSHPAADLKQATLLIIDAQNEYRSGDLRLPGVEAAAAQIHRLLQAARAAGAPVVHVQHIGVPGYLFDPEGPRGDIFEELTPLPGEAVVRKPLPNSFARSELDRVLRELGREELVVVGFMTHMCVSATVRAAKDLGYRSTVVAAACATRDLPGVDGVTVDAATLHRVELAALADLFATVVDDAAALGA from the coding sequence ATGAGCGACGCCAAGACCCTGTTCGAACTGACTGGCAGCAGCCACCCGGCCGCCGACCTGAAGCAGGCCACCCTGCTGATCATCGACGCGCAGAACGAGTACCGCAGCGGCGACCTGCGCCTGCCCGGCGTCGAGGCCGCGGCCGCACAGATCCACCGTCTGCTGCAAGCGGCGCGCGCCGCCGGCGCGCCGGTGGTGCACGTGCAGCACATCGGCGTGCCCGGCTACCTGTTCGATCCCGAAGGCCCGCGCGGCGACATCTTCGAGGAACTGACGCCGCTGCCCGGCGAGGCGGTGGTGCGCAAGCCGCTGCCCAACTCCTTCGCCCGCAGCGAGCTGGACCGCGTGCTGCGCGAGCTGGGCCGCGAGGAGCTGGTGGTGGTCGGCTTCATGACCCACATGTGCGTCAGCGCCACGGTGCGCGCCGCCAAGGATCTCGGCTACCGCAGCACGGTGGTCGCCGCCGCCTGCGCCACCCGCGACCTGCCGGGCGTCGACGGGGTGACGGTGGATGCCGCCACCCTGCACCGCGTCGAACTGGCCGCGCTGGCCGACCTGTTCGCCACCGTGGTGGATGACGCCGCGGCGCTCGGCGCCTGA
- the folE gene encoding GTP cyclohydrolase I FolE has protein sequence MSVEQHYTAILSLLGEDVEREGLRDTPKRAAKAMQYLCRGYQQSLEEVTNGALFSSDNSEMVLVKDIELYSLCEHHLLPFIGKAHVAYIPNGKVLGLSKVARIVDMYARRLQIQENLTRQIAEAVEQVTGALGVAVVIEAKHMCMMMRGVEKQNSAMITSVMLGEFRANTATRGEFLSLIR, from the coding sequence ATGTCCGTGGAACAGCACTACACCGCGATCCTCAGCCTGCTCGGCGAAGACGTCGAGCGCGAAGGCCTGCGCGACACCCCCAAGCGCGCCGCCAAGGCCATGCAGTATCTCTGCCGCGGCTACCAGCAGAGCCTCGAGGAAGTCACCAACGGCGCCCTGTTCAGCTCGGACAACAGCGAAATGGTGCTGGTGAAGGACATCGAGCTGTACTCGCTGTGCGAGCACCACCTGCTGCCGTTCATCGGCAAGGCCCACGTGGCCTACATTCCCAACGGCAAGGTGCTCGGCCTGTCCAAGGTGGCGCGCATCGTCGACATGTACGCCCGCCGCCTGCAGATCCAGGAGAACCTCACCCGGCAGATCGCCGAGGCGGTCGAACAGGTGACCGGCGCCCTCGGCGTGGCGGTGGTGATCGAGGCCAAGCACATGTGCATGATGATGCGCGGGGTGGAGAAGCAGAACTCGGCGATGATCACCTCGGTGATGCTCGGCGAATTCCGCGCCAATACGGCGACCCGCGGCGAATTCCTCAGTCTGAT
- a CDS encoding Smr/MutS family protein, whose amino-acid sequence MQDDDFSLFHSEMRGVKRIKVEERADTGKPKADRQQVAQRQQSAILTQQTTTIDGLSDLFVIDVGAEDELYWARDGVQEGQMRKLKAGQIPFEGSIDLHGMSVEKARATLWEFFAEAARLEVRCVRVTHGKAARTDGRRPMVKSHVNTWLRQHPQVLGFTSCLAKHGGTGAVYVLLKRTMLDGRDEE is encoded by the coding sequence ATGCAAGACGACGATTTTTCCCTGTTCCACAGCGAGATGCGTGGGGTCAAGCGCATCAAGGTCGAGGAACGCGCCGACACCGGCAAACCCAAGGCCGACCGCCAGCAGGTCGCCCAGCGCCAGCAGAGCGCCATCCTCACCCAGCAGACCACCACGATCGACGGCCTGTCCGACCTGTTCGTCATCGACGTCGGCGCCGAGGACGAGCTGTACTGGGCGCGCGACGGCGTGCAGGAGGGCCAGATGCGCAAGCTCAAGGCCGGGCAGATCCCCTTCGAGGGCAGCATCGACCTGCACGGCATGAGCGTGGAGAAGGCACGCGCCACCCTGTGGGAATTCTTCGCCGAGGCCGCGCGTCTCGAGGTGCGCTGCGTGCGCGTCACCCACGGCAAGGCGGCGCGCACCGACGGCCGCCGGCCGATGGTCAAGAGCCACGTCAACACTTGGTTGCGCCAGCATCCACAGGTGCTCGGCTTCACCTCCTGCCTGGCCAAGCACGGCGGCACCGGTGCGGTCTACGTGCTGCTCAAGCGCACCATGCTCGACGGGCGCGACGAAGAATAG
- a CDS encoding LysR family transcriptional regulator: protein MAFDWNDIPVLLALERHGTLAAAARALAVNPTTVSRRLQAAERALQVRLFLRDSGGYRPTPAGAVLLQRAAALQGDVQGMLLAAREEAQSVAGSVRLTSVEFLIAHWLVPQLPALLERHPQLDLQLLGDNRDLSFTRHEADLALRLARPQQDAALVMRKVGELGYAVYGAERFAATRPDDWRRLPWLGYDDALGQLPEARWLRQLEPAGGVRLRVTAVTSLQRACQAGLGLALLPCLVGEAAVLHRLSGVELRRELWLLCHRDLRQTLRFRAVADWLAERAAVEAARLDGTAAAAGERCG from the coding sequence ATGGCCTTCGACTGGAACGACATTCCCGTGCTGCTGGCGCTGGAGCGCCACGGCACCCTGGCCGCGGCGGCGCGGGCGCTGGCGGTCAACCCGACCACCGTGAGTCGGCGCCTGCAGGCCGCCGAACGGGCGCTGCAGGTGCGCCTGTTCCTGCGCGACAGCGGCGGCTACCGGCCGACCCCGGCCGGCGCGGTGCTGCTGCAGCGCGCCGCGGCCCTGCAGGGCGACGTGCAGGGCATGCTGCTGGCCGCCCGCGAGGAGGCGCAGAGCGTGGCCGGCAGCGTGCGCCTGACCTCGGTGGAGTTTCTCATCGCCCACTGGCTGGTCCCGCAGCTGCCCGCGCTGCTCGAGCGCCATCCGCAGCTCGATCTGCAACTGCTGGGCGACAACCGCGACCTGTCCTTCACCCGCCACGAGGCCGACCTCGCCCTGCGCCTGGCCCGTCCGCAGCAGGATGCCGCGCTGGTGATGCGCAAGGTCGGCGAGCTCGGTTACGCGGTGTACGGCGCCGAGCGCTTCGCCGCGACTCGACCGGACGACTGGCGCCGCCTGCCGTGGCTGGGCTACGACGATGCCCTCGGTCAGCTGCCCGAGGCGCGCTGGCTGCGCCAGCTGGAGCCAGCGGGCGGGGTGCGCTTGCGCGTCACTGCGGTGACTTCGCTGCAGCGCGCCTGCCAGGCCGGCCTGGGGCTGGCGCTGTTGCCCTGTCTGGTCGGCGAGGCAGCCGTCCTGCACCGGCTGTCCGGAGTCGAACTGCGTCGCGAACTGTGGCTGCTGTGCCATCGCGACCTGCGTCAGACCCTGCGCTTTCGCGCCGTGGCCGACTGGCTGGCGGAGCGCGCGGCGGTTGAGGCGGCGCGGCTGGACGGCACGGCGGCAGCGGCGGGCGAGCGCTGCGGCTGA